The sequence below is a genomic window from Thermodesulfobacteriota bacterium.
AAAGGTCGAGAGCTTCAAGTTCGAGCTTCCCGGCGTGGTCCTGGAGGTCGGACCCAGGAGGGCCTACCCCTACGGCGACGCCATAGCGCATATCCTGGGCTACCTGGGGGAGATAAACGAAAGGGAAGTCGCCCGGGCGAGGGATAAGGGCGTTAGCTACAGGCCCGGAGACATGGTAGGCAAAAACGGGGTGGAGACCATGCTCGAGACGACCTTAAGGGGCGTGGACGGCGGAAGGCATACCGAGGTCGACGCCCTGGGAAGAGAGATAAAGACGGTCTCGAAGATACCGCCCGAGCCCGGCAACAACACCTTCCTCACGATAGACCTGCCCACCCAACTCATAGCCCGCGACGCCATGAGCGGCAAGGCCGGCGCGGTGGTGGCGATGGAGCCCCGCACGGGAAGAATAATCGCCATGGTCAGCACCCCGTCGTTCGACCCGAACATGTTCGCCTCGGGCATCTCGGCGGAGAACTGGAAGGCGATAATAGAAAACCCGCTTAACGTGCTCACCAACAGGGCCATCCAGGGCCAGTACCCTCCGGCGTCCACCTTCAAGCCCATAACCGCCTCGGCCGCCCTCGAGGAGAAGCTCATAACCCCGGAGGAAAAAATATTCTCCGGCCCTTCCTTCCGGTTCGGCAGGCGTGACTACCGGGACTGGAAAAAGGCTGGGCACGGCAAAATAAACGTACACAGCGCGATCGTGGAATCGAGCGATACGTTCTTCTACCAGGTAGGGCTTAAAGTGGGGGTGGACAGGCTGGCCCGCTACGCAAAGAGTTTCGGCTTCGGCACCTCCACGGGCATGGGGCTGAAGGACGAAAAGCCCGGGCTCGTCCCGAGCTCCGAGTGGAAGAAGCGCGCCCTGGGGGAGCGCTGGTACACGGGCGAGACCATAAGCATATCGGTCGGGCAGGGCTATATGCTCGCCACTCCGATGCAGCTCGTCGCCGCCTACGCGGCCATAGCCAACGGCGGAAAGCTCTTAAAACCCAGGATAGTGGAACGCACCGAGACGCCGGAAGGAGAACTGATAGAAGAGTTCTTCACCGAGGAGGCCGGAGAGCTCGCGGTCTCCCCGGAGACCCTCGAGATACTGCGGAGCGCGCTACGGGGCGTGGTCGAGGAAGAAGGGGGAACGGCAAGGCGTCTTATGAAGGGGGGGCTCAAGATAGCCGGTAAGACCGGGACGGCACAGGTCATAAGGTTGAAGGAGAGAGAAAAGGATATAGAAAAAATCCCCTACAAACAGCGCGACCACGCCTGGTTCGTCGGCTTCGCCCCGTACGACGACCCCGTAATAGCCGTCGTGGTACTGGTCGAGCACGGCGGGTTCGGCTCCAGGGCCGCGGCCCCGGTGGCGCTAAGGGTATTCGAGACCTACCTCTCAAAGAAAAAAGAGGAGGAGGAGCAGGAGATATAGATTAAAACCCGTGATGCGTGTGCGTTATACGTGATGCGGAAAATCTTTAAATACGTATAACGCATCACGTACACGCATTACGGCTTTCCCGCATCACGCACACGCATCACGCATCACGGCCTTTAAACTATGATAGACAGACGATTATTCGCCCAGATAGACTGGCGGCTTCTGGCCGTAACCGCGGCCCTTGCCGCCATAGGGCTTGCGAGCATATACAGCACCACGCTCGGCCAGGGGGGGTACGCCTACCAGAGGCAGCTCTGGTGGGTCGCGGCCGGAGCGGGGGTCATGACGGTTACGGTCATACTCAACTACTCGCTCCTCGAGCGCTTCGCCTACCCCATATTCATCCTGTCCGTAGCGTCG
It includes:
- the mrdA gene encoding penicillin-binding protein 2, coding for MSYVGDKEPRELRERLFLVKAVLFISFFVLASRFWYLQVMERLEFAELSRTNRIRLVNTTAPRGLIFDRSGLRLAENRPGFDLSVIPEDVRDWEKTKKTLTELVRIEPRTIEARIEKARKRSPFRPVRLKEDLSWEEMVKVESFKFELPGVVLEVGPRRAYPYGDAIAHILGYLGEINEREVARARDKGVSYRPGDMVGKNGVETMLETTLRGVDGGRHTEVDALGREIKTVSKIPPEPGNNTFLTIDLPTQLIARDAMSGKAGAVVAMEPRTGRIIAMVSTPSFDPNMFASGISAENWKAIIENPLNVLTNRAIQGQYPPASTFKPITASAALEEKLITPEEKIFSGPSFRFGRRDYRDWKKAGHGKINVHSAIVESSDTFFYQVGLKVGVDRLARYAKSFGFGTSTGMGLKDEKPGLVPSSEWKKRALGERWYTGETISISVGQGYMLATPMQLVAAYAAIANGGKLLKPRIVERTETPEGELIEEFFTEEAGELAVSPETLEILRSALRGVVEEEGGTARRLMKGGLKIAGKTGTAQVIRLKEREKDIEKIPYKQRDHAWFVGFAPYDDPVIAVVVLVEHGGFGSRAAAPVALRVFETYLSKKKEEEEQEI